The Brassica oleracea var. oleracea cultivar TO1000 chromosome C6, BOL, whole genome shotgun sequence genome includes a region encoding these proteins:
- the LOC106300620 gene encoding putative F-box/kelch-repeat protein At4g02310 gives MSKEAPSWSFSSLPDDIILNVLARVPRRYQPILSCVSKKLRSLVRSSELQITRSLRGKGDRFYVGFKKAYSCSSYVTWDSYHWFTFTESHHRLASIPFPSSPLKPYSTTPIMVGTDIYIVGGSRNMWILDTRSGKLRRGPKSPVFRDRAAVGLVNDKIYIFGGTCPKSYYEDIQAQAFDLNTQTWQLAPNPSVKVNSINNSVVTPALGRKIYVMSGKNVIVYDTRDGTCDEIIRAEDFNSQTICVVDNVLYMHYHDVGLMWYESKAKEWRVVHGLKFKGYFSNIKMAEYNGKLAFLWHSVNNGEVWCSMIALFGSSNVAIRGLVEWSDRLLSDVPFSYYVKDFMVCTDYYK, from the coding sequence ATGTCCAAGGAGGCACCGTCATGGTCGTTTTCGTCACTGCCAGACGATATCATCTTAAACGTCTTAGCACGTGTTCCGAGACGGTATCAGCCAATCCTCTCTTGCGTGTCGAAGAAGTTACGATCTCTAGTACGTTCCTCTGAGCTTCAGATAACGCGATCTCTCCGGGGAAAAGGGGATCGCTTCTACGTCGGCTTTAAAAAAGCGTATTCGTGTTCTTCTTACGTAACCTGGGATTCGTATCATTGGTTCACTTTCACTGAGAGTCATCATCGTTTGGCCTCGATCCCGTTCCCTTCTTCTCCGCTCAAGCCTTACTCTACAACTCCTATTATGGTGGGTACTGATATCTACATTGTGGGCGGCTCGAGAAACATGTGGATCCTGGACACTCGGTCTGGAAAGTTGCGTCGGGGTCCAAAGTCGCCTGTGTTCAGAGATAGAGCAGCCGTGGGACTAGTTAACGACAAGATTTACATTTTTGGAGGAACTTGTCCAAAAAGTTATTACGAGGATATTCAAGCGCAAGCGTTTGACCTAAACACCCAAACTTGGCAACTCGCGCCAAACCCTAGCGTGAAAGTGAATAGTATAAATAATTCTGTGGTAACCCCGGCACTAGGCAGAAAAATATATGTGATGAGTGGTAAGAACGTCATAGTTTATGACACTAGAGATGGTACATGTGACGAAATTATAAGAGCTGAGGACTTCAACAGTCAAACTATCTGTGTGGTAGACAACGTGCTATACATGCATTACCATGATGTTGGGTTAATGTGGTATGAATCTAAGGCTAAAGAATGGAGAGTGGTTCATGGTCTGAAGTTCAAGGGTTATTTCTCTAATATCAAAATGGCTGAATACAATGGAAAGTTGGCGTTTTTGTGGCATAGTGTGAACAATGGAGAGGTTTGGTGCTCAATGATCGCCTTGTTTGGGAGTAGTAATGTAGCCATTCGAGGGCTTGTCGAGTGGTCTGACCGTCTACTTTCCGACGTCCCTTTTAGCTACTACGTGAAAGATTTTATGGTTTGTACGGATTATTATAAGTAG